The following are encoded together in the Tamandua tetradactyla isolate mTamTet1 chromosome 14, mTamTet1.pri, whole genome shotgun sequence genome:
- the IPO4 gene encoding importin-4 isoform X1: MEPAGLEQVLRELLLPDTERIRRATEQLQIALRDSAALPALCDLLASAADPQIRQFAAVLTRRRLSSRWRRLAAEQRESLKSLVLAALQKETEHSVSLSLAQLTATIFRKEGLEAWPQLMQLLQHSTHSPHLPEREMGLLLLSVVVTSQPEAFRPHHRELLRLLNETLGEVGSPSLLFYSLRTLTTMAPYLGTEDMPLARILVPKLIVAVQTLIPVDEAKACEALEVLDELLESEVPIITPHLSEVLTFCLQVAGNVALGDAVRVRVLSCLTFLIKVKSKALLKNRLLPPLLQTLFPIMAAEPALGQLDPEDQDLEEEELEIGLVGETPKHFAVQVVDMLALHLPPEKLCPQLMPMLEESLRSESPYQRKAGLLVLAVLSDGAGDHIRQRLLSPLLQIVCKGLEDPSEVVRNAALFALGQFSENLQPHISSYSGEVMPLLLTYLKSVPPGHTHHLAKACYALENFVENLGPKVQPYLPTLMECVLQPLRNPSKPRAKELAVSALGAIATAAQASLLPYFPAIMEHLREFLLTGHEDVRPVQIQSLETLGVLTRAVGEPMRPLAEECCQLGLGLCDQVDDPDLRRCTYSLFAALSGLMGEGLAPYLPQMTTLMLSSLRSTEGIVPQYDGSSSFLLFDNESEGEEEEELMDEDVEEEDDSEISGYSVENAFFDEKEDTCAALGELSVNTSVAFLPYIESVFEEVFKLLECPHPSVRKAAHEALGQFCCALHKVGQSCPSEPNTAALQAALARVVPSYLQAVNRERESQVVMAVLEALTGVLRSCGALVLQPPGRLAELCSMLKAVLQRKITCQDADEEDDDDQAEYDAMLLEHAGETIPALAAAAGGDTFAPFFAAFLPLLLCKTKQGCTVAEKSFAVGTLAESIQGLGAASAQFVSRLLPVLLSATREADPEVRSNAIFGLGVLAEHGGRPAQEHFPKLLGLLLPLLARERHDRVRDNICGALARLLMASPTRKPEPQVLAALLHALPLREDLEEWVTIGHLFRFLYQSSPDQVVDVAPELLRICSLVLADDKIPPDTKAALLLLLTFLAKRHADNFQTALGLLPGDKAQELQAMLGLT, from the exons ATGGAGCCCGCCGGCCTGGAGCAGGTCCTACGGGAACTGCTGCTGCCGGACACCGAGCGCATCCGCCGG GCCACCGAGCAGCTCCAGATCGCTCTCCGAGACTCCGCCGCCCTGCCCGCGCTCTGCGACCTGCTGGCCTCCGCGGCCGACCCACAG ATCCGCCAGTTCGCAGCAGTGCTGACCCGCAGAAGACTGAGCAGCCGGTGGCGGCGGCTGGCAGCGGAACAGcgggagag CCTCAAGTCCCTGGTCCTGGCGGCCCTGCAGAAAGAGACAGA GCACTCTGTGAGCCTCAGCCTGGCCCAACTCACAGCCACCATTTTTCGAAAGGAAGGCCTGGAGGCCTGGCCTCAGCTCATGCAGCTTCTTCAGCACAGTACCCACAGCCCCCACCTCCCTGAGAGAGAG ATGGGACTTTTGCTGCTGAGTGTGGTGGTGACCTCCCAGCCTGAGGCCTTCCGACCCCACCACCGGGAGCTGCTGCGGCTTCTGAATGAGACCCTTGGCGAGGTGGGCTCTCCCAGCCTGCTCTTCTACTCCTTGCGCACCCTGACCACCATGGCCCCCTATCTTGGCACCGAGGACATG CCCCTCGCACGGATATTGGTGCCTAAACTCATCGTGGCTGTGCAGACTCTGATCCCCGTAGATGAG GCAAAGGCCTGTGAGGCTTTGGAGGTCCTGGATGAACTGCTAGAGTCAGAGGTGCCCATCATCACCCCTCACCTTTCTGAGGTCCTCACATTCTGCCTGCAG GTGGCTGGAAACGTGGCCCTGGGCGATGCAGTGCGTGTGCGTGTTCTCTCCTGCCTTACTTTCTTGATCAAAGTCAAGAGCAAG GCCTTATTGAAGAATCGTCTGCTGCCACCCTTGCTACAGACCCTTTTCCCCATTATGGCTGCTGAGCCTGCTCTGGGCCAGCTGGACCCCGAGGACCAGGATTTGGAAGAGGAAGAGCTGGAGATCGGGCTGGTGGGGGAGACTCCCAAGCACTTTGCTGTTCAG GTCGTGGACATGCTGGCACTCCACCTGCCCCCTGAGAAGCTTTGTCCTCAGCTG ATGCCCATGCTGGAGGAGTCCTTGAGGAGTGAGAGCCCGTACCAGCGCAAGGCTGGGCTCCTGGTGCTGGCTGTGCTGTCCGATGGGGCTGGCGACCATATCCGGCAGAG GCTGCTGTCCCCACTGCTGCAGATCGTGTGCAAAGGCCTGGAGGACCCGTCAGAAGTTGTGCGCAACGCTGCACTGTTTGCCCTGGGCCAGTTTTCAGAGAACCTGCAG cCCCATATCAGCAGCTATTCAGGGGAGGTGATGCCACTGCTCCTCACCTACTTGAAGTCGGTGCCACCCGGGCATACACACCACCTAGCCAAGGCCTGCTATGCCCTGGAGAATTTCGTGGAGAACCTAG GGCCCAAGGTGCAGCCCTACCTTCCGACACTTATGGAGTGTGTGCTGCAGCCTCTCAGGAACCCCAGCAAGCCCCGGGCCAAGGAGCTGGCTGTGAGCGCCCTGGGAGCCATTG CCACGGCCGCCCAGGCCTCTCTGCTGCCCTACTTCCCTGCCATCATGGAGCACCTGCGGGAATTTCTGCTGACAGGCCATGAGGACGTTCGGCCTGTGCAGATCCAGAGCCTGG AGACGTTGGGGGTGCTGACTCGAGCAGTGGGGGAGCCCATGAGGCCCCTGGCTGAGGAATGCTGCCAGTTGGGGCTGGGCCTGTGTGACCAGGTAGACGACCCTGATTTGCGGCGCTGCAC GTACAGCCTGTTTGCAGCCTTATCGGGGCTGATGGGTGAGGGCCTGGCCCCCTACCTGCCACAGATGACCACGCTTATGCTTTCATCGTTGCGATCCACTGAGGGCATTGTG CCTCAGTACGATGGAAGCAGCTCCTTCCTTCTGTTTGACAACGAGAGTGAAGGCGAGGAGGAAGAGGAACTCATGGATGAAGATGTGGAAGAGGAGGATGACTCAGAGATTTCAGG ATACAGCGTGGAGAACGCCTTCTTCGATGAGAAGGAGGACACCTGTGCTGCCCTAGGGGAGCTCTCTGTGAATACCAG TGTGGCCTTCCTTCCCTACATTGAGAGTGTCTTTGAAGAAGTATTCAAACTGCTGGAG TGTCCGCACCCGAGTGTGCGGAAGGCAGCCCACGAGGCCCTGGGTCAGTTCTGCTGTGCCCTGCACAAAGTCGGTCAAAGCTGCCCCTCAGAGCCCAACACTGCGG CTCTGCAGGCTGCCCTGGCCCGGGTGGTGCCGTCCTACCTGCAGGCGGTGAACAGGGAGCGGGAGTCCCAGGTGGTGATGGCCGTGCTGGAGGCCCTGACGGGTGTGCTGCGCAGCTGCGGGGCCCTTGTGCTGCAGCCCCCTGGGCGCCTGGCTGAGCTCTGCAGTATGCTCAAGGCTGTGCTGCAGAGGAAG ATCACCTGTCAGGATGCTGACGAGGAGGATGATGATGATCAG GCCGAATATGATGCCATGTTGCTGGAGCATGCTGGAGAAACCATCCCCGCCTTGGCAGCTGCAGCCGGGGGAGACACCTTTGCCCCCTTCTTCGCCGCTTTCTTGCCGTTGTTGCTATGCAAGACA AAACAGGGCTGCACGGTGGCAGAGAAGTCCTTTGCAGTGGGGACGCTGGCAGAATCCATTCAGGGTCTAGGTGCTGCCTCAGCCCAGTTTGTCTCCCGGCTGCTGCCAGTGCTGCTGAGCGCCACCCGGGAGGCAGACCCCGAGGTGCGAAGCAACGCCATCTTTGGGCTGGGTGTGCTGGCAGAGCATGGGGGCCGCCCTGCCCAGGA acacttccccaagctgcTGGGGCTCCTGTTGCCCCTCCTGGCACGGGAGCGCCATGATCGTGTTCGTGACAACATCTGTGGGGCCCTTGCCCGCCTGCTGATGGCCAGCCCTACCAGGAAACCAGAGCCCCAG GTGCTGGCTGCCCTGCTGCACGCTCTGCCACTCAGGGAGGACTTGGAGGAGTGGGTCACCATAGGGCACCTCTTCCGCTTCCTGTATCAGAGCAGCCCTGACCAG GTTGTAGATGTGGCTCCTGAACTCTTGCGTATCTGCAGCCTCGTTCTGGCTGACGACAAGATCCCACCAG ATACCAAGGCCGCACTGCTACTGCTCCTGACCTTCCTAGCTAAACGGCATGCTGACAACTTCCAAACGGCCTTGGGCTTGCTGCCTGGTGACAAGGCTCAAGAACTCCAGGCCATGCTGGGCCTCACCTAG
- the IPO4 gene encoding importin-4 isoform X2 gives MEPAGLEQVLRELLLPDTERIRRATEQLQIALRDSAALPALCDLLASAADPQIRQFAAVLTRRRLSSRWRRLAAEQRERHSVSLSLAQLTATIFRKEGLEAWPQLMQLLQHSTHSPHLPEREMGLLLLSVVVTSQPEAFRPHHRELLRLLNETLGEVGSPSLLFYSLRTLTTMAPYLGTEDMPLARILVPKLIVAVQTLIPVDEAKACEALEVLDELLESEVPIITPHLSEVLTFCLQVAGNVALGDAVRVRVLSCLTFLIKVKSKALLKNRLLPPLLQTLFPIMAAEPALGQLDPEDQDLEEEELEIGLVGETPKHFAVQVVDMLALHLPPEKLCPQLMPMLEESLRSESPYQRKAGLLVLAVLSDGAGDHIRQRLLSPLLQIVCKGLEDPSEVVRNAALFALGQFSENLQPHISSYSGEVMPLLLTYLKSVPPGHTHHLAKACYALENFVENLGPKVQPYLPTLMECVLQPLRNPSKPRAKELAVSALGAIATAAQASLLPYFPAIMEHLREFLLTGHEDVRPVQIQSLETLGVLTRAVGEPMRPLAEECCQLGLGLCDQVDDPDLRRCTYSLFAALSGLMGEGLAPYLPQMTTLMLSSLRSTEGIVPQYDGSSSFLLFDNESEGEEEEELMDEDVEEEDDSEISGYSVENAFFDEKEDTCAALGELSVNTSVAFLPYIESVFEEVFKLLECPHPSVRKAAHEALGQFCCALHKVGQSCPSEPNTAALQAALARVVPSYLQAVNRERESQVVMAVLEALTGVLRSCGALVLQPPGRLAELCSMLKAVLQRKITCQDADEEDDDDQAEYDAMLLEHAGETIPALAAAAGGDTFAPFFAAFLPLLLCKTKQGCTVAEKSFAVGTLAESIQGLGAASAQFVSRLLPVLLSATREADPEVRSNAIFGLGVLAEHGGRPAQEHFPKLLGLLLPLLARERHDRVRDNICGALARLLMASPTRKPEPQVLAALLHALPLREDLEEWVTIGHLFRFLYQSSPDQVVDVAPELLRICSLVLADDKIPPDTKAALLLLLTFLAKRHADNFQTALGLLPGDKAQELQAMLGLT, from the exons ATGGAGCCCGCCGGCCTGGAGCAGGTCCTACGGGAACTGCTGCTGCCGGACACCGAGCGCATCCGCCGG GCCACCGAGCAGCTCCAGATCGCTCTCCGAGACTCCGCCGCCCTGCCCGCGCTCTGCGACCTGCTGGCCTCCGCGGCCGACCCACAG ATCCGCCAGTTCGCAGCAGTGCTGACCCGCAGAAGACTGAGCAGCCGGTGGCGGCGGCTGGCAGCGGAACAGcgggagag GCACTCTGTGAGCCTCAGCCTGGCCCAACTCACAGCCACCATTTTTCGAAAGGAAGGCCTGGAGGCCTGGCCTCAGCTCATGCAGCTTCTTCAGCACAGTACCCACAGCCCCCACCTCCCTGAGAGAGAG ATGGGACTTTTGCTGCTGAGTGTGGTGGTGACCTCCCAGCCTGAGGCCTTCCGACCCCACCACCGGGAGCTGCTGCGGCTTCTGAATGAGACCCTTGGCGAGGTGGGCTCTCCCAGCCTGCTCTTCTACTCCTTGCGCACCCTGACCACCATGGCCCCCTATCTTGGCACCGAGGACATG CCCCTCGCACGGATATTGGTGCCTAAACTCATCGTGGCTGTGCAGACTCTGATCCCCGTAGATGAG GCAAAGGCCTGTGAGGCTTTGGAGGTCCTGGATGAACTGCTAGAGTCAGAGGTGCCCATCATCACCCCTCACCTTTCTGAGGTCCTCACATTCTGCCTGCAG GTGGCTGGAAACGTGGCCCTGGGCGATGCAGTGCGTGTGCGTGTTCTCTCCTGCCTTACTTTCTTGATCAAAGTCAAGAGCAAG GCCTTATTGAAGAATCGTCTGCTGCCACCCTTGCTACAGACCCTTTTCCCCATTATGGCTGCTGAGCCTGCTCTGGGCCAGCTGGACCCCGAGGACCAGGATTTGGAAGAGGAAGAGCTGGAGATCGGGCTGGTGGGGGAGACTCCCAAGCACTTTGCTGTTCAG GTCGTGGACATGCTGGCACTCCACCTGCCCCCTGAGAAGCTTTGTCCTCAGCTG ATGCCCATGCTGGAGGAGTCCTTGAGGAGTGAGAGCCCGTACCAGCGCAAGGCTGGGCTCCTGGTGCTGGCTGTGCTGTCCGATGGGGCTGGCGACCATATCCGGCAGAG GCTGCTGTCCCCACTGCTGCAGATCGTGTGCAAAGGCCTGGAGGACCCGTCAGAAGTTGTGCGCAACGCTGCACTGTTTGCCCTGGGCCAGTTTTCAGAGAACCTGCAG cCCCATATCAGCAGCTATTCAGGGGAGGTGATGCCACTGCTCCTCACCTACTTGAAGTCGGTGCCACCCGGGCATACACACCACCTAGCCAAGGCCTGCTATGCCCTGGAGAATTTCGTGGAGAACCTAG GGCCCAAGGTGCAGCCCTACCTTCCGACACTTATGGAGTGTGTGCTGCAGCCTCTCAGGAACCCCAGCAAGCCCCGGGCCAAGGAGCTGGCTGTGAGCGCCCTGGGAGCCATTG CCACGGCCGCCCAGGCCTCTCTGCTGCCCTACTTCCCTGCCATCATGGAGCACCTGCGGGAATTTCTGCTGACAGGCCATGAGGACGTTCGGCCTGTGCAGATCCAGAGCCTGG AGACGTTGGGGGTGCTGACTCGAGCAGTGGGGGAGCCCATGAGGCCCCTGGCTGAGGAATGCTGCCAGTTGGGGCTGGGCCTGTGTGACCAGGTAGACGACCCTGATTTGCGGCGCTGCAC GTACAGCCTGTTTGCAGCCTTATCGGGGCTGATGGGTGAGGGCCTGGCCCCCTACCTGCCACAGATGACCACGCTTATGCTTTCATCGTTGCGATCCACTGAGGGCATTGTG CCTCAGTACGATGGAAGCAGCTCCTTCCTTCTGTTTGACAACGAGAGTGAAGGCGAGGAGGAAGAGGAACTCATGGATGAAGATGTGGAAGAGGAGGATGACTCAGAGATTTCAGG ATACAGCGTGGAGAACGCCTTCTTCGATGAGAAGGAGGACACCTGTGCTGCCCTAGGGGAGCTCTCTGTGAATACCAG TGTGGCCTTCCTTCCCTACATTGAGAGTGTCTTTGAAGAAGTATTCAAACTGCTGGAG TGTCCGCACCCGAGTGTGCGGAAGGCAGCCCACGAGGCCCTGGGTCAGTTCTGCTGTGCCCTGCACAAAGTCGGTCAAAGCTGCCCCTCAGAGCCCAACACTGCGG CTCTGCAGGCTGCCCTGGCCCGGGTGGTGCCGTCCTACCTGCAGGCGGTGAACAGGGAGCGGGAGTCCCAGGTGGTGATGGCCGTGCTGGAGGCCCTGACGGGTGTGCTGCGCAGCTGCGGGGCCCTTGTGCTGCAGCCCCCTGGGCGCCTGGCTGAGCTCTGCAGTATGCTCAAGGCTGTGCTGCAGAGGAAG ATCACCTGTCAGGATGCTGACGAGGAGGATGATGATGATCAG GCCGAATATGATGCCATGTTGCTGGAGCATGCTGGAGAAACCATCCCCGCCTTGGCAGCTGCAGCCGGGGGAGACACCTTTGCCCCCTTCTTCGCCGCTTTCTTGCCGTTGTTGCTATGCAAGACA AAACAGGGCTGCACGGTGGCAGAGAAGTCCTTTGCAGTGGGGACGCTGGCAGAATCCATTCAGGGTCTAGGTGCTGCCTCAGCCCAGTTTGTCTCCCGGCTGCTGCCAGTGCTGCTGAGCGCCACCCGGGAGGCAGACCCCGAGGTGCGAAGCAACGCCATCTTTGGGCTGGGTGTGCTGGCAGAGCATGGGGGCCGCCCTGCCCAGGA acacttccccaagctgcTGGGGCTCCTGTTGCCCCTCCTGGCACGGGAGCGCCATGATCGTGTTCGTGACAACATCTGTGGGGCCCTTGCCCGCCTGCTGATGGCCAGCCCTACCAGGAAACCAGAGCCCCAG GTGCTGGCTGCCCTGCTGCACGCTCTGCCACTCAGGGAGGACTTGGAGGAGTGGGTCACCATAGGGCACCTCTTCCGCTTCCTGTATCAGAGCAGCCCTGACCAG GTTGTAGATGTGGCTCCTGAACTCTTGCGTATCTGCAGCCTCGTTCTGGCTGACGACAAGATCCCACCAG ATACCAAGGCCGCACTGCTACTGCTCCTGACCTTCCTAGCTAAACGGCATGCTGACAACTTCCAAACGGCCTTGGGCTTGCTGCCTGGTGACAAGGCTCAAGAACTCCAGGCCATGCTGGGCCTCACCTAG
- the IPO4 gene encoding importin-4 isoform X3 — protein sequence MEPAGLEQVLRELLLPDTERIRRATEQLQIALRDSAALPALCDLLASAADPQIRQFAAVLTRRRLSSRWRRLAAEQRESLKSLVLAALQKETEHSVSLSLAQLTATIFRKEGLEAWPQLMQLLQHSTHSPHLPEREMGLLLLSVVVTSQPEAFRPHHRELLRLLNETLGEVGSPSLLFYSLRTLTTMAPYLGTEDMPLARILVPKLIVAVQTLIPVDEAKACEALEVLDELLESEVPIITPHLSEVLTFCLQVAGNVALGDAVRVRVLSCLTFLIKVKSKALLKNRLLPPLLQTLFPIMAAEPALGQLDPEDQDLEEEELEIGLVGETPKHFAVQVVDMLALHLPPEKLCPQLMPMLEESLRSESPYQRKAGLLVLAVLSDGAGDHIRQRLLSPLLQIVCKGLEDPSEVVRNAALFALGQFSENLQPHISSYSGEVMPLLLTYLKSVPPGHTHHLAKACYALENFVENLGPKVQPYLPTLMECVLQPLRNPSKPRAKELAVSALGAIATAAQASLLPYFPAIMEHLREFLLTGHEDVRPVQIQSLETLGVLTRAVGEPMRPLAEECCQLGLGLCDQVDDPDLRRCTYSLFAALSGLMGEGLAPYLPQMTTLMLSSLRSTEGIVPQYDGSSSFLLFDNESEGEEEEELMDEDVEEEDDSEISGYSVENAFFDEKEDTCAALGELSVNTSVAFLPYIESVFEEVFKLLECPHPSVRKAAHEALGQFCCALHKVGQSCPSEPNTAALQAALARVVPSYLQAVNRERESQVVMAVLEALTGVLRSCGALVLQPPGRLAELCSMLKAVLQRKITCQDADEEDDDDQAEYDAMLLEHAGETIPALAAAAGGDTFAPFFAAFLPLLLCKTKQGCTVAEKSFAVGTLAESIQGLGAASAQFVSRLLPVLLSATREADPEVRSNAIFGLGVLAEHGGRPAQEHFPKLLGLLLPLLARERHDRVRDNICGALARLLMASPTRKPEPQVVDVAPELLRICSLVLADDKIPPDTKAALLLLLTFLAKRHADNFQTALGLLPGDKAQELQAMLGLT from the exons ATGGAGCCCGCCGGCCTGGAGCAGGTCCTACGGGAACTGCTGCTGCCGGACACCGAGCGCATCCGCCGG GCCACCGAGCAGCTCCAGATCGCTCTCCGAGACTCCGCCGCCCTGCCCGCGCTCTGCGACCTGCTGGCCTCCGCGGCCGACCCACAG ATCCGCCAGTTCGCAGCAGTGCTGACCCGCAGAAGACTGAGCAGCCGGTGGCGGCGGCTGGCAGCGGAACAGcgggagag CCTCAAGTCCCTGGTCCTGGCGGCCCTGCAGAAAGAGACAGA GCACTCTGTGAGCCTCAGCCTGGCCCAACTCACAGCCACCATTTTTCGAAAGGAAGGCCTGGAGGCCTGGCCTCAGCTCATGCAGCTTCTTCAGCACAGTACCCACAGCCCCCACCTCCCTGAGAGAGAG ATGGGACTTTTGCTGCTGAGTGTGGTGGTGACCTCCCAGCCTGAGGCCTTCCGACCCCACCACCGGGAGCTGCTGCGGCTTCTGAATGAGACCCTTGGCGAGGTGGGCTCTCCCAGCCTGCTCTTCTACTCCTTGCGCACCCTGACCACCATGGCCCCCTATCTTGGCACCGAGGACATG CCCCTCGCACGGATATTGGTGCCTAAACTCATCGTGGCTGTGCAGACTCTGATCCCCGTAGATGAG GCAAAGGCCTGTGAGGCTTTGGAGGTCCTGGATGAACTGCTAGAGTCAGAGGTGCCCATCATCACCCCTCACCTTTCTGAGGTCCTCACATTCTGCCTGCAG GTGGCTGGAAACGTGGCCCTGGGCGATGCAGTGCGTGTGCGTGTTCTCTCCTGCCTTACTTTCTTGATCAAAGTCAAGAGCAAG GCCTTATTGAAGAATCGTCTGCTGCCACCCTTGCTACAGACCCTTTTCCCCATTATGGCTGCTGAGCCTGCTCTGGGCCAGCTGGACCCCGAGGACCAGGATTTGGAAGAGGAAGAGCTGGAGATCGGGCTGGTGGGGGAGACTCCCAAGCACTTTGCTGTTCAG GTCGTGGACATGCTGGCACTCCACCTGCCCCCTGAGAAGCTTTGTCCTCAGCTG ATGCCCATGCTGGAGGAGTCCTTGAGGAGTGAGAGCCCGTACCAGCGCAAGGCTGGGCTCCTGGTGCTGGCTGTGCTGTCCGATGGGGCTGGCGACCATATCCGGCAGAG GCTGCTGTCCCCACTGCTGCAGATCGTGTGCAAAGGCCTGGAGGACCCGTCAGAAGTTGTGCGCAACGCTGCACTGTTTGCCCTGGGCCAGTTTTCAGAGAACCTGCAG cCCCATATCAGCAGCTATTCAGGGGAGGTGATGCCACTGCTCCTCACCTACTTGAAGTCGGTGCCACCCGGGCATACACACCACCTAGCCAAGGCCTGCTATGCCCTGGAGAATTTCGTGGAGAACCTAG GGCCCAAGGTGCAGCCCTACCTTCCGACACTTATGGAGTGTGTGCTGCAGCCTCTCAGGAACCCCAGCAAGCCCCGGGCCAAGGAGCTGGCTGTGAGCGCCCTGGGAGCCATTG CCACGGCCGCCCAGGCCTCTCTGCTGCCCTACTTCCCTGCCATCATGGAGCACCTGCGGGAATTTCTGCTGACAGGCCATGAGGACGTTCGGCCTGTGCAGATCCAGAGCCTGG AGACGTTGGGGGTGCTGACTCGAGCAGTGGGGGAGCCCATGAGGCCCCTGGCTGAGGAATGCTGCCAGTTGGGGCTGGGCCTGTGTGACCAGGTAGACGACCCTGATTTGCGGCGCTGCAC GTACAGCCTGTTTGCAGCCTTATCGGGGCTGATGGGTGAGGGCCTGGCCCCCTACCTGCCACAGATGACCACGCTTATGCTTTCATCGTTGCGATCCACTGAGGGCATTGTG CCTCAGTACGATGGAAGCAGCTCCTTCCTTCTGTTTGACAACGAGAGTGAAGGCGAGGAGGAAGAGGAACTCATGGATGAAGATGTGGAAGAGGAGGATGACTCAGAGATTTCAGG ATACAGCGTGGAGAACGCCTTCTTCGATGAGAAGGAGGACACCTGTGCTGCCCTAGGGGAGCTCTCTGTGAATACCAG TGTGGCCTTCCTTCCCTACATTGAGAGTGTCTTTGAAGAAGTATTCAAACTGCTGGAG TGTCCGCACCCGAGTGTGCGGAAGGCAGCCCACGAGGCCCTGGGTCAGTTCTGCTGTGCCCTGCACAAAGTCGGTCAAAGCTGCCCCTCAGAGCCCAACACTGCGG CTCTGCAGGCTGCCCTGGCCCGGGTGGTGCCGTCCTACCTGCAGGCGGTGAACAGGGAGCGGGAGTCCCAGGTGGTGATGGCCGTGCTGGAGGCCCTGACGGGTGTGCTGCGCAGCTGCGGGGCCCTTGTGCTGCAGCCCCCTGGGCGCCTGGCTGAGCTCTGCAGTATGCTCAAGGCTGTGCTGCAGAGGAAG ATCACCTGTCAGGATGCTGACGAGGAGGATGATGATGATCAG GCCGAATATGATGCCATGTTGCTGGAGCATGCTGGAGAAACCATCCCCGCCTTGGCAGCTGCAGCCGGGGGAGACACCTTTGCCCCCTTCTTCGCCGCTTTCTTGCCGTTGTTGCTATGCAAGACA AAACAGGGCTGCACGGTGGCAGAGAAGTCCTTTGCAGTGGGGACGCTGGCAGAATCCATTCAGGGTCTAGGTGCTGCCTCAGCCCAGTTTGTCTCCCGGCTGCTGCCAGTGCTGCTGAGCGCCACCCGGGAGGCAGACCCCGAGGTGCGAAGCAACGCCATCTTTGGGCTGGGTGTGCTGGCAGAGCATGGGGGCCGCCCTGCCCAGGA acacttccccaagctgcTGGGGCTCCTGTTGCCCCTCCTGGCACGGGAGCGCCATGATCGTGTTCGTGACAACATCTGTGGGGCCCTTGCCCGCCTGCTGATGGCCAGCCCTACCAGGAAACCAGAGCCCCAG GTTGTAGATGTGGCTCCTGAACTCTTGCGTATCTGCAGCCTCGTTCTGGCTGACGACAAGATCCCACCAG ATACCAAGGCCGCACTGCTACTGCTCCTGACCTTCCTAGCTAAACGGCATGCTGACAACTTCCAAACGGCCTTGGGCTTGCTGCCTGGTGACAAGGCTCAAGAACTCCAGGCCATGCTGGGCCTCACCTAG